A single Triticum dicoccoides isolate Atlit2015 ecotype Zavitan chromosome 2A, WEW_v2.0, whole genome shotgun sequence DNA region contains:
- the LOC119359221 gene encoding uncharacterized protein LOC119359221, with product MADGPPAPWPARSLLAAACPSSMDGLHRELIEVVPFIPDLQLQVTNDATKRKKLQCKPSLMRWSHSACERKPLYRNALHGQTNKPSTVRRKSTNRWRMAC from the exons ATGGCCGACGGGCCTCCAGCTCCGTGGCCGGCGCGGTCCCTCCTCGCTGCAGCTTGCCCCTCCTCCATGGATGGCCTGCACCGGGAACTCATTGAGGTGGTACCCTTCATCCCCGACCTTCAATTACAGGTCACCAACGACGCTACAAAGAGAAAG AAGCTTCAGTGTAAACCCAGCTTGATGAGGTGGTCGCACTCGGCATGCGAGAGGAAGCCGCTGTACAGAAATGCTCTGCACGGACAAACAAACAAACCTAGCACTGTAAGACGCAAATCGACAAACAGGTGGCGCATGGCGTGCTGA